Genomic segment of Paenibacillus polymyxa:
TATTTATTTTGACCCGAAAAATACGCTAGAGGAACGAGATGAGTATCTAGAATTTTCCTTGAACCGTAAGCAGGCCGGACGTAACTGGTCTGTCAAAAATCAGGCTCGGATGCATAATCGCAACGGTGAGGCTCCGTATTCCTCGGTAGAGGATGCGATGAGCCGCTGGCCAGAGACGGCAACGGCTATAGCGGTTAGATTGAATGACAAGGATCAAATAGAGGTCATTTGTCCGCATGGATTGGAAGATTTACTGGATATGCGGGTACGGCAAAGCCCTTTGTTTCGTCACACAACGGCTTTTCGTCAGCGTGTATTTGAGAAGCAATGGCCTGATAACTGGCCGTTGCTTATTATGGAGAATTAGAGTGTAATCCTAATTTCAGGATATTAAGGAGAGACGACAAACAATGTTTAAAAATATAAAAACAGATTCAGATCGTGAGGAGGTTCTGGAGCTGTTAACCTACGCTGTGCTGGATCACCCTGAACGCGGAGAAGCAGCTTTACGTACCTATCAAGCCTCGGATGACTGGAAGCTGTTCGGTGTAGAAGATGAAGGACTTATTGTAGGTATTGTCGGCTTTGAGGAGCAGGAGGATGGGACAACCGTAATTCGTCATCTGGCCGTGTTGCCTGAAAACCGTCATAGAGGATATGCCAGAGGTATGCTGCTTACGCTCATTCAGGAGCGTAATCCGAAACGGCTTACTGTGGACACGGATGCGGAGGGGGCAGATTTCTTCCGCAACGTGGGCTTTGCCGTCTATGGATCAGAGGATTTGCCAGAGGGTGGGCAATTCCATTGTGTATATGAAATAGACGAAGAATAAGCGAATCTCCGGGTCCCGCGTCCCTCTTTCTACATAAGATATATTATGTAGAAAAAGGGAGGTGGGTTTCATTGGCGTACCACTACACAGCGATTGGAGATTCTTTAACAACAGGTGCAGGGACGTTGCTGAGTGGCGGATTTGTACCTATCTATCGGCGAATGGCAGAAAGACATCTCCGTACGCCAGTCAGTTACGAGAATCTGGGAATCAATGGGCTGACATCGCAGG
This window contains:
- a CDS encoding nucleotidyltransferase family protein, which encodes MKSEENVLRIIQYMNDPQVLQDLRYVRELKLPQGCIAAGYVRNRVWDKLHGYTTATPLNDIDVIYFDPKNTLEERDEYLEFSLNRKQAGRNWSVKNQARMHNRNGEAPYSSVEDAMSRWPETATAIAVRLNDKDQIEVICPHGLEDLLDMRVRQSPLFRHTTAFRQRVFEKQWPDNWPLLIMEN
- a CDS encoding GNAT family N-acetyltransferase, with the translated sequence MFKNIKTDSDREEVLELLTYAVLDHPERGEAALRTYQASDDWKLFGVEDEGLIVGIVGFEEQEDGTTVIRHLAVLPENRHRGYARGMLLTLIQERNPKRLTVDTDAEGADFFRNVGFAVYGSEDLPEGGQFHCVYEIDEE